From a single Osmerus mordax isolate fOsmMor3 chromosome 6, fOsmMor3.pri, whole genome shotgun sequence genomic region:
- the dscc1 gene encoding sister chromatid cohesion protein DCC1 isoform X1, which translates to MRTLAEVQATLQIAKLKEEDLQSTVHCLSFGDSISSTDYCLMELDDTLCKHIESGKSLVIRGDKDERAVLCSEDQTYDLKIADTSNLLLLVPGCKTPEQLVACADSETSQLVHAQIWGLSNSYWELRKQRPRLKKLKKLLMENPYEGPTPAYEEDTHTMQKYTMMDLLERIQASEEEIKAQLKTIHACEIDGYWRMLDFDYEMKLLGHVTQLVDSESWSFSKVSLRVSLEELAPLEPREMIEHCLNCYGRRYTEHGETFYALDEDSVCRATALMLLQNAVKFNLAEFLEVWQQSVPEGMGTRLDQLRSLALVDRSSRPETLSLLRVEDLPEDTLERFNRLFTMREKWTEEDITPYIQDLCGEKQTTGALLTKYARSSMQKGIKVYNSRRPSSVANDD; encoded by the exons ATGAGAACATTAGCGGAGGTGCAGGCTACCCTGCAAATTGCTAAACTAAAGGAGGAGGATTTGCAGAGCACAGTTCATTGTCTGTCTTTCGGGGACAGCATCTCGTCAACTGACTACTGTCTAATGGAATTGGATGACACTCTTTGTAAACACATAGAGTCTGGAAAAAG CTTGGTGATCCGGGGGGACAAAGACGAGCGAGCTGTACTGTGCAGTGAGGACCAGACTTACGACCTGAAGATCGCCGACACCTCCAACCTCCTGCTTTTAGTCCCTGGCTGCAAGACTCCAGAGCAGCTAGTTGCCTGTGCAGACTCGGAGACCTCTCAACTGGTACATGCACAG ATATGGGGTTTATCTAACAGTTACTGGGAGCTGCGGAAGCAACGTCCCAGGCTCAAGAAGCTGAAGAAACTGCTGATGGAGAACCCCTATGAAGGTCCAACGCCAGCCTACGAAGAAGACACACATACCATGCAGAAG TACACCATGATGGATTTACTGGAGAGGATCCAGGCCAGTGAAGAGGAGATTAAGGCCCAACTAAAGACTATCCATGCCTGTGAAATAGATG GCTACTGGAGGATGTTGGATTTTGATTATGAGATGAAGTTGTTGGGACATGTGACCCAGCTGGTGGATTCTGAGTCATGGTCATTCAGCAAGGTGTCCCTCAGGGTCAGTCTGGAGGAGCTGGCACCCCTTGAACCCAG GGAGATGATCGAGCATTGCTTGAACTGTTATGGGAGACGCTATACAGAACACG GTGAGACATTCTATGCCTTGGATGAGGACAGTGTGTGCCGGGCCACAGCTCTTATGCTGCTGCAGAACGCTGTCAAATTCAACCTGGCTGAGTTCCTGGAGGTGTGGCAGCAGAGCGTGCCTGAGGGCATGGGCACCCGGCTGGACCAACTCAGG AGTTTGGCCTTGGTGGATCGGAGCTCCAGACCAGAAACACTCTCTCTGCTCAGAGTGGAGGACCTACCAGAAGACACCTTGGAGCGCTTCAACCGCCTCTTCACCATGAGGGAAAAGTGGACAGAGGAGGACATCACTCCTTACATACA GGATTTGTGTGGAGAAAAGCAGACAACTGGAGCTCTCTTGACTAAGTATGCCCGCTCATCCATGCAGAAAGGGATCAAGGTCTACAATTCAAGAAGGCCA AGTTCTGTTGCCAATGATGACTGA
- the dscc1 gene encoding sister chromatid cohesion protein DCC1 isoform X2, with protein sequence MRTLAEVQATLQIAKLKEEDLQSTVHCLSFGDSISSTDYCLMELDDTLCKHIESGKSLVIRGDKDERAVLCSEDQTYDLKIADTSNLLLLVPGCKTPEQLVACADSETSQLVHAQIWGLSNSYWELRKQRPRLKKLKKLLMENPYEGPTPAYEEDTHTMQKYTMMDLLERIQASEEEIKAQLKTIHACEIDGYWRMLDFDYEMKLLGHVTQLVDSESWSFSKVSLRVSLEELAPLEPREMIEHCLNCYGRRYTEHGETFYALDEDSVCRATALMLLQNAVKFNLAEFLEVWQQSVPEGMGTRLDQLRSLALVDRSSRPETLSLLRVEDLPEDTLERFNRLFTMREKWTEEDITPYIQDLCGEKQTTGALLTKYARSSMQKGIKVYNSRRPVAS encoded by the exons ATGAGAACATTAGCGGAGGTGCAGGCTACCCTGCAAATTGCTAAACTAAAGGAGGAGGATTTGCAGAGCACAGTTCATTGTCTGTCTTTCGGGGACAGCATCTCGTCAACTGACTACTGTCTAATGGAATTGGATGACACTCTTTGTAAACACATAGAGTCTGGAAAAAG CTTGGTGATCCGGGGGGACAAAGACGAGCGAGCTGTACTGTGCAGTGAGGACCAGACTTACGACCTGAAGATCGCCGACACCTCCAACCTCCTGCTTTTAGTCCCTGGCTGCAAGACTCCAGAGCAGCTAGTTGCCTGTGCAGACTCGGAGACCTCTCAACTGGTACATGCACAG ATATGGGGTTTATCTAACAGTTACTGGGAGCTGCGGAAGCAACGTCCCAGGCTCAAGAAGCTGAAGAAACTGCTGATGGAGAACCCCTATGAAGGTCCAACGCCAGCCTACGAAGAAGACACACATACCATGCAGAAG TACACCATGATGGATTTACTGGAGAGGATCCAGGCCAGTGAAGAGGAGATTAAGGCCCAACTAAAGACTATCCATGCCTGTGAAATAGATG GCTACTGGAGGATGTTGGATTTTGATTATGAGATGAAGTTGTTGGGACATGTGACCCAGCTGGTGGATTCTGAGTCATGGTCATTCAGCAAGGTGTCCCTCAGGGTCAGTCTGGAGGAGCTGGCACCCCTTGAACCCAG GGAGATGATCGAGCATTGCTTGAACTGTTATGGGAGACGCTATACAGAACACG GTGAGACATTCTATGCCTTGGATGAGGACAGTGTGTGCCGGGCCACAGCTCTTATGCTGCTGCAGAACGCTGTCAAATTCAACCTGGCTGAGTTCCTGGAGGTGTGGCAGCAGAGCGTGCCTGAGGGCATGGGCACCCGGCTGGACCAACTCAGG AGTTTGGCCTTGGTGGATCGGAGCTCCAGACCAGAAACACTCTCTCTGCTCAGAGTGGAGGACCTACCAGAAGACACCTTGGAGCGCTTCAACCGCCTCTTCACCATGAGGGAAAAGTGGACAGAGGAGGACATCACTCCTTACATACA GGATTTGTGTGGAGAAAAGCAGACAACTGGAGCTCTCTTGACTAAGTATGCCCGCTCATCCATGCAGAAAGGGATCAAGGTCTACAATTCAAGAAGGCCAGTAGCATCCTGA